One genomic segment of Alicycliphilus denitrificans K601 includes these proteins:
- the queA gene encoding tRNA preQ1(34) S-adenosylmethionine ribosyltransferase-isomerase QueA yields the protein MSTSPRAFTLSDFDFALPEALIAQHPAPVRSSSRLLDGRAAPPSDRIFHELPALLREGDLLVFNDTRVVKARVFGEKASGGRLELLIERVLAGNEVVAHMKVSKKPMPGATVHMAGGKAAGGFDATLLSRWPDADGPLFRFALHGPAGETPWELMERHGHLPLPPYIERQQNAGHDPDEAEDAERYQTVFARAPGAVAAPTAALHFDDAVLAALAERGVQRASVTLHVGAGTFQPVKTESLAEHRMHSEWYEVPLATLAALERCRMRAGRVVAVGTTTVRTLESWARSGQTTGETDIFITPGFQFQVVQLLVTNFHLPKSTLMMLVSAFAGYEHVMQLYRHAIEERYRFFSYGDSMLLERKNDPTHP from the coding sequence ATGTCCACCAGCCCCCGCGCCTTCACGCTCTCCGACTTCGACTTCGCCCTGCCCGAGGCGCTGATCGCCCAGCACCCCGCCCCCGTGCGCAGCAGCTCGCGCCTGCTCGACGGGCGCGCCGCCCCACCCTCCGACCGCATCTTCCACGAGCTGCCCGCGCTGCTGCGCGAAGGCGACCTGCTCGTGTTCAACGACACGCGCGTGGTCAAGGCGCGCGTGTTCGGCGAGAAGGCGAGCGGCGGCCGGCTGGAGCTGCTCATCGAGCGCGTGCTCGCCGGCAACGAGGTCGTGGCCCACATGAAGGTCAGCAAGAAGCCCATGCCCGGCGCCACGGTGCACATGGCCGGCGGCAAGGCGGCGGGCGGCTTCGACGCCACGCTCCTCTCGCGCTGGCCCGACGCCGACGGCCCGCTGTTTCGCTTCGCGCTGCACGGCCCTGCGGGCGAGACGCCCTGGGAGCTCATGGAGCGCCACGGCCACCTGCCGCTGCCGCCCTACATCGAACGCCAGCAGAACGCGGGCCACGACCCTGATGAGGCCGAGGACGCCGAGCGCTACCAGACCGTCTTCGCGCGCGCCCCAGGCGCCGTGGCCGCGCCCACGGCGGCGCTGCACTTCGACGACGCGGTGCTGGCCGCGCTGGCCGAGCGCGGCGTGCAGCGGGCCAGCGTCACCCTGCACGTGGGCGCGGGCACCTTCCAGCCCGTGAAGACCGAGAGCCTGGCCGAGCACCGCATGCACAGCGAGTGGTACGAGGTGCCGCTGGCCACGCTCGCCGCGCTGGAGCGCTGCCGCATGCGGGCGGGGCGCGTGGTGGCCGTGGGCACGACCACGGTACGCACGCTCGAATCGTGGGCCCGAAGCGGCCAGACCACAGGCGAGACGGACATCTTCATCACGCCGGGCTTCCAGTTCCAGGTGGTCCAACTCCTCGTCACCAACTTCCACCTGCCCAAGAGCACGCTGATGATGCTGGTGAGCGCCTTCGCGGGCTACGAGCACGTGATGCAGCTGTATCGCCACGCCATCGAGGAGCGCTACCGCTTCTTCAGCTACGGAGACTCGATGCTGCTGGAGCGCAAGAATGACCCCACACACCCCTGA
- a CDS encoding DMT family transporter, translating into MTASANRRRSALSGIALTVGACACFALLDMSTKLVGATVPLFMALWLRYLFQSLLTSAWVLPRTGWRWPRTRHPRFQMLRAALFAGTSLFGFLSIRFMPLPEFTAIVAATPLCVTLVAALWLRQPVSPLRWVLVATGLASVMLILRPGGGAFTWAMLLPLAMLALATGYQILSSLMAGQEDPATTQFYTGWIATALTSLGAPFVWTHIASPWVWLGTFVMGLSSALGHLMLLRAYARTTPATIAPFLYTQIGFAMLAGWAVYGHMPDGWSLVGMGLIAASGAASAWLTVRETR; encoded by the coding sequence ATGACGGCTTCCGCAAACCGCCGGCGCTCGGCCCTCTCCGGCATCGCGCTCACCGTGGGCGCGTGCGCCTGCTTCGCGCTGCTGGACATGTCCACCAAGCTCGTGGGCGCCACGGTGCCGCTCTTCATGGCGCTGTGGCTGCGCTACCTGTTCCAGTCGCTGCTCACCTCGGCCTGGGTGCTGCCGCGCACGGGCTGGCGCTGGCCGCGCACGCGGCACCCGCGCTTCCAGATGCTGCGCGCGGCGCTGTTCGCGGGCACCAGCCTGTTCGGATTCCTCAGCATCCGGTTCATGCCCCTGCCCGAGTTCACGGCCATCGTCGCGGCCACGCCGTTGTGCGTGACGCTGGTGGCGGCGCTGTGGCTGCGCCAGCCCGTGAGCCCGCTGCGCTGGGTGCTGGTGGCCACGGGCCTGGCCAGCGTGATGCTCATCCTGCGCCCCGGCGGCGGCGCCTTCACCTGGGCCATGCTGCTGCCGCTGGCCATGCTGGCCCTGGCCACGGGCTACCAGATCCTCAGCAGCCTGATGGCGGGCCAGGAAGACCCGGCCACCACGCAGTTCTACACGGGCTGGATCGCCACGGCGCTCACGTCGCTGGGCGCGCCGTTCGTGTGGACGCACATCGCCAGCCCCTGGGTGTGGCTGGGCACCTTCGTCATGGGCCTGTCGAGCGCGCTGGGGCACCTGATGCTGTTGCGCGCCTACGCGCGCACCACGCCCGCCACCATCGCGCCTTTCCTCTACACGCAGATCGGCTTCGCCATGCTCGCGGGCTGGGCCGTGTACGGCCACATGCCTGACGGCTGGTCGCTCGTGGGCATGGGGCTGATCGCGGCCAGCGGCGCGGCGAGCGCGTGGCTCACGGTGCGCGAGACGCGCTGA